CCAGCTCGCGCGGGGTGAGCGAGGTCCGCGGCGTGCGCACGCGGGTCATGAGCCGGTTCGCCACGGTCGGCGAGAGCGTCGAGTCGCCCTCCGCAGCCGAGCGCACCGCCGCGAGCAGCTCCTCCGGCGGGGCGTCCTTGAGCAGATAGCCTAGGGCGCCCGCCTCGATGGCGCCGAGGATGTCGGCGTCGGTGTCGTAGTTGGTCACCACGAGCACGTGCGGCGGCTTGTCCATGGTGCGCTTGATCTCCGCGGTCGCATCCGCGCCGGTGGCCAGCCTCGTGCCCTCGACGCCCGCGCCGAAGCGCAGGTCCATGAGGATCACGTCGATGCCGCCCGCCTGGGCCGCGGCGATCGCGGCCTCCGCGGTGGCAACCTCCCCAATAACCTCGATGTCATCGGCGCTTTCGAGGACCGCACGCAAACCCAGCCGGACGATCTCGTGGTCGTCAGCAAGCAACACTCTGATCATGGACGGGAGTCAAGCCTTTCACATCGGGGATTCAACTCGTCCCAGTGTAGCCCTTTTCATACCTCGGTTTGAGTTTCTCCTATCCTTTCGTAGGAATCTTTGGGCGC
This is a stretch of genomic DNA from Corynebacterium vitaeruminis DSM 20294. It encodes these proteins:
- a CDS encoding LuxR C-terminal-related transcriptional regulator, with translation MIRVLLADDHEIVRLGLRAVLESADDIEVIGEVATAEAAIAAAQAGGIDVILMDLRFGAGVEGTRLATGADATAEIKRTMDKPPHVLVVTNYDTDADILGAIEAGALGYLLKDAPPEELLAAVRSAAEGDSTLSPTVANRLMTRVRTPRTSLTPRELEVLKLVASGSSNREIGRLLLLSEATVKSHLVHIYDKLGVRSRTSAVAAAREQGVL